Proteins encoded together in one Cicer arietinum cultivar CDC Frontier isolate Library 1 chromosome 4, Cicar.CDCFrontier_v2.0, whole genome shotgun sequence window:
- the LOC101495963 gene encoding uncharacterized protein, with amino-acid sequence MLTPTMLRQRLLSSLRIRGGSSSGASRWTSPGHEERPKGYPFNRTPLAPGESRKWEDWELPCYITSFLTIVILGVGLNAKPDLTIETWAHEKALERLKIEAAANANNESSE; translated from the coding sequence ATGCTGACTCCAACCATGCTCCGCCAGCGCCTCCTCTCATCTCTCCGTATCCGCGGCGGCTCAAGCTCCGGCGCAAGCCGATGGACAAGCCCAGGCCACGAAGAAAGACCCAAGGGCTACCCCTTCAACAGAACACCCCTCGCTCCAGGTGAGTCACGTAAATGGGAAGATTGGGAACTTCCTTGCTACATCACAAGCTTCCTCACTATCGTCATCCTTGGTGTTGGGCTTAATGCTAAGCCCGATTTAACCATCGAAACTTGGGCCCATGAAAAGGCCCTCGAACGTCTCAAGATCGAAGCTGCTGCAAACGCTAATAACGAATCCTCTGAATAG